In Centroberyx gerrardi isolate f3 chromosome 11, fCenGer3.hap1.cur.20231027, whole genome shotgun sequence, the following are encoded in one genomic region:
- the fam114a2 gene encoding protein FAM114A2, whose amino-acid sequence MSDSEASSMPAGSSEEAAEKQEASRVKTPDTAPADSSADNSTDNSTDNSTDNSTDNSTDNSTDVAPTRKARRRPDARPDVEVQETQETPKAEEQPAKSSSESTVAQGGWGYWGSWGKSILSTATATVATVGQGLTQAIEKAETSLGLPSPTELSAQVEEERRQQGEGSSEADKAEGDGASAVGSAMGMLSSLTSVVQSTGKTVITGGLDALEFIGKKTMDVIAEGDPGFRKTKGLMSRNSTLSQVLREAKEREELQTAEEESSDPERKAVAHYGMLFDEFQGLSHLEALEILSRDSESKVKSVLTTLSGEELVRLRDELDLIKEPFSLVEFDDEEVDEKKDADGSEFERDLAEALDGLHVSATADKLGKACKSTCNKIAEMTKPLKEEEGKEEDVKKTFSVEDVHAAAIRSLAELTARSIELFHKLAETILFSNSNTQASLLSQLMVVLCKEISLMSKKFTSCLTAAGSNEKADVLNPLITGVFLEASNSASYIQDAFQLLLPILEVSHIQRSAESSQQ is encoded by the exons ATGTCGGACAGCGAAGCCTCCAGTATGCCAGCTGGGAGTTCAGAGGAGGCAGCAGAGAAGCAGGAGGCCTCCCGGGTCAAGACGCCGGACACCGCACCCGCCGACAGCTCAGCTGACAACTCCACCGACAACTCCACCGACAACTCCACCGACAACTCCACCGACAACTCCACCGACAACTCGACTGACGTGGCCCCGACGAGGAAGGCCAGGAGGAGACCGGACGCCAGACCTGATGTCGAAGTTCAGGAGACTCAGGAGACGCCTAAAGCAGAGGAGCAACCGGCAAAG TCGTCCAGTGAGTCGACTGTGGCTCAGGGTGGGTGGGGATACTGGGGCAGCTGGGGCAAATCCATCCTCTCCACAGCAACAGCTACAGTGGCCACTGTGG GCCAGGGGCTCACCCAGGCGATAGAGAAGGCCGAGACGTCGCTGGGACTCCCCAGTCCGACCGAGCTGTCGgcgcaggtggaggaggagcggcgACAGCAGG GTGAAGGCAGCAGTGAGGCGGATAAAGCGGAGGGAGACGGAGCGTCAGCAGTGGGAAGTGCCATGGGAATGCTGTCGTCGCTCACCAGTGTCGTCCAGAGCACA GGTAAGACGGTGATAACGGGCGGTCTGGATGCTCTGGAGTTCATCGGGAAGAAAACCATGGATGTGATAGCGGAGGGGGATCCCGGCTTCAGGAAGACCAAGGGGCTGATGAGCAGGAACTCCACTCTGTCTCAG GTGTTGAGGGAGGCGAAGGAGCGAGAGGAGCTGCAGACGGCCGAGGAGGAGTCGTCCGATCCGGAGAGGAAGGCGGTCGCTCACTACGGGATGCTGTTTGACGAATTTCAGGGTCTGTCCCACCTGGAGGCGCTGGAGATCCTGTCCCGGGACAGCGAGTCCAAG gtgaagTCAGTGCTGACCACTCTGTCAGGAGAGGAGCTGGTCCGGCTCAGAGACGAGCTGGATCTCATCAAGGAGCCGTTCTCCCTGGTGGAGTTTGACGACGAGGAAGTGGACGAGAAGAAAG ATGCAGATGGCTCAGAGTTTGAGAGGGACTTAGCGGAGGCCTTGGATGGGCTCCATGTTTCTGCCACAGCAGACAAGCTTGGCAAG GCTTGTAAGAGCACATGCAACAAGATTGCTGAAATGACCAAACCAttaaaagaagaggaaggaaaggaggaggatgtGAAGAAAACATTCTCTGTGGAG GACGTTCACGCGGCGGCCATCAGGAGCCTGGCGGAGCTGACGGCTCGATCCATCGAGCTTTTCCACAAACTGGCCGAGACGATCCTCTTCtccaacagcaacacacaggcCAGCCTGCTCTCACA GTTAATGGTTGTTTTGTGTAAAGAAATCTCCCTGATGTCCAAGAAGTTCACCTCCTGCCTGACAGCAGCAGGG TCCAATGAGAAGGCGGACGTCCTCAATCCACTAATAACAGGAGTCTTCTTAGAG GCGTCCAACAGCGCGTCTTACATCCAGGATGCtttccagctgctgctgcccatCCTGGAGGTTTCCCACATCCAGAGGAGCGCCGAGTCCAGCCAGCAGTGA